One Hallerella porci DNA window includes the following coding sequences:
- a CDS encoding Hsp33 family molecular chaperone HslO: protein MQNSSLDRLIRATGSHVPFRLVLADITKSAEEIGKMHGASSEALKLLAETSLASLFLSSSLKFAGTVCVKVSFSGDISFTEADSTPQGLFRAMIPQDEIQKNKQYEPALSPQRFEVVTLDEHGKRVRESIIEAVSESMGRNLSVYMLQSAQTRSAVGIEARLNKNDPQKLDYAVGFYLEPFADIADDELAQLEKQIAKLPAFSEFFDGNQYNLNRLMEAISGEYPTTIVREIKPQPYCPCSKVRSLASLATIPTEDLQDLIQDGKNVELVCEFCRNKYIITPSEIQEILNDRLLK, encoded by the coding sequence ATGCAAAATTCTTCCCTAGACCGTTTAATTCGTGCGACCGGTTCGCACGTTCCTTTTCGTTTAGTTCTCGCGGACATTACCAAATCCGCCGAAGAAATCGGCAAAATGCACGGCGCTTCTTCGGAAGCTTTAAAGCTTTTGGCAGAAACTTCTCTTGCGTCGCTTTTCCTTTCGTCAAGTTTAAAATTTGCGGGAACGGTCTGCGTGAAAGTTTCGTTTTCGGGCGATATTTCGTTTACCGAAGCCGATTCCACGCCGCAAGGACTTTTCCGTGCGATGATTCCGCAAGACGAAATTCAAAAAAATAAACAATACGAGCCCGCACTTTCCCCGCAGCGTTTTGAAGTCGTCACCTTGGATGAACACGGAAAACGCGTCCGCGAAAGCATTATCGAAGCGGTTTCCGAAAGCATGGGGCGCAACCTTTCTGTCTACATGTTGCAATCGGCGCAGACTCGTTCTGCAGTCGGCATTGAAGCGCGCTTAAACAAAAATGATCCGCAGAAATTAGATTATGCGGTCGGATTTTATTTGGAACCTTTTGCCGATATCGCCGACGATGAACTCGCACAACTCGAAAAGCAAATTGCGAAACTTCCTGCATTCTCGGAATTTTTTGACGGCAACCAATACAATTTGAACCGTTTAATGGAAGCGATTTCGGGCGAATATCCGACGACAATCGTCCGCGAAATTAAGCCGCAGCCTTATTGCCCGTGCAGCAAAGTCCGCTCTCTCGCTTCCCTTGCAACGATTCCGACCGAAGATTTGCAAGACTTAATCCAAGACGGAAAAAATGTGGAACTCGTCTGCGAATTTTGCCGGAACAAATACATTATCACGCCGAGCGAAATTCAAGAAATTTTAAACGATCGACTT
- a CDS encoding MotA/TolQ/ExbB proton channel family protein, with translation MKISLSKIFAITAISTGILFAQTPLGGSANGDNLVRERAELNKAKADLEEARQKRDMEVAARWNDREKANQERELFNQKYEEAKDELDRLMEERVRLEENVRVAREDLAQVKENAEAKRSEFLALSADKSILEPLNQLKDHGIPYRLPQRIENFNRTEKNMALFRDDPLKVAKTVIDLAKKELAFTREMEWNKGELVFGNKVAFGDELRLGNIFAMRASSGADSSVALMLPSAGDKGRIFSWQEMNTAEPKAEVNAAFEMAKDSAFAMIPVDVLLSTTLSSELASAEEKSFFEICKETFKSGGILMYPIAALFVLGLLLVLERLIVLSIKGATLRYRKVLDLAREGKLEEAREKAKKLHGSVGRVIKTGILKDYPDRDSAEKALEEVFAGEVPALERGLSSISVMATTAPLIGLLGTVMGMIQLFQVITMHGTSDPKLLAGGISVALITTEAGLIVAIPLQFLHTFVSNRVDAIRSRMEKAGLAVLNSRWLKG, from the coding sequence ATGAAAATTTCTCTCTCAAAAATTTTTGCGATTACCGCTATTTCAACGGGAATTCTCTTTGCGCAAACTCCGCTTGGAGGCTCTGCAAATGGCGATAATTTAGTGCGGGAACGCGCTGAATTGAATAAAGCAAAAGCCGACTTAGAAGAAGCGCGCCAAAAGCGCGATATGGAAGTGGCTGCGCGTTGGAATGACCGCGAAAAAGCGAATCAAGAGCGCGAACTTTTCAATCAAAAATACGAAGAAGCGAAAGATGAACTCGATCGCTTAATGGAAGAACGGGTGCGCTTGGAAGAAAATGTCCGCGTCGCCCGAGAAGATTTGGCGCAGGTGAAAGAAAACGCCGAAGCAAAACGTTCGGAATTTTTAGCGCTTTCTGCGGACAAAAGCATTTTGGAGCCGCTGAATCAATTAAAAGATCACGGCATTCCGTATCGGCTTCCGCAGCGCATTGAAAATTTCAATCGCACCGAAAAAAATATGGCACTTTTCCGCGATGATCCGCTGAAAGTGGCTAAAACAGTCATCGATTTGGCGAAGAAAGAGCTCGCGTTCACCCGCGAAATGGAATGGAACAAAGGCGAACTCGTCTTCGGAAACAAAGTGGCATTTGGCGATGAATTGCGACTTGGAAATATTTTTGCGATGCGAGCATCCTCGGGCGCAGATAGTTCGGTTGCGTTAATGCTTCCTTCGGCAGGCGATAAAGGCCGCATTTTCTCGTGGCAAGAGATGAATACCGCAGAACCCAAAGCCGAAGTGAATGCGGCATTTGAAATGGCGAAAGATTCTGCCTTTGCGATGATTCCGGTCGATGTTCTTTTGAGCACAACTCTTTCGTCGGAATTGGCGAGCGCCGAAGAAAAATCCTTCTTCGAAATTTGCAAAGAAACTTTTAAAAGCGGTGGCATTTTAATGTATCCGATTGCTGCGCTTTTCGTGCTCGGGCTTTTGCTTGTGCTCGAACGCTTGATCGTGCTTTCGATTAAAGGGGCGACGTTACGCTACCGCAAAGTGCTAGACCTTGCCCGCGAAGGAAAGCTGGAAGAAGCCCGCGAAAAAGCGAAGAAACTTCACGGCTCTGTCGGTCGCGTCATTAAAACGGGAATACTCAAAGATTATCCGGATAGAGATTCGGCAGAAAAAGCGTTGGAAGAAGTTTTTGCAGGCGAAGTGCCCGCACTCGAACGCGGACTTTCTTCGATTTCGGTGATGGCGACGACGGCTCCTCTCATCGGACTTTTGGGAACGGTGATGGGAATGATTCAACTTTTCCAAGTGATTACGATGCACGGAACTTCGGATCCAAAATTGCTCGCGGGCGGAATTTCTGTGGCGTTGATTACGACGGAAGCGGGACTAATCGTTGCGATTCCTCTCCAATTTTTGCACACTTTCGTTTCGAACCGCGTGGACGCAATCCGCAGTCGCATGGAAAAAGCGGGACTCGCTGTTCTCAATTCGCGCTGGCTGAAAGGTTAA
- a CDS encoding ankyrin repeat domain-containing protein encodes MNKKFFVLGACALSLMFSACSDEMDPNDPASVRKYLTKQSIPFTPNKFISYIGQNDTAKMTLFLQAAYDINSTDDNGNSAVAIAVNKGKLDMLQYLVSHGAKLDGTNSAGKTYLEDAIENKHKDVAQFLITKLQESGEIQSTAPAVALTAKTGDAEILKMLGDAGAPLETRGADSYFPIHLAVKGGNYDAMVYLISKGVDVNAKCGQGYSVLDWAKNEGYTRLIAYLKKNGAKNTPKYMKEFGK; translated from the coding sequence ATGAATAAGAAGTTTTTCGTTCTCGGCGCTTGCGCTTTGTCTTTGATGTTTTCCGCTTGCTCCGACGAAATGGATCCGAATGATCCGGCCTCTGTCCGCAAGTATTTAACCAAGCAGAGCATTCCGTTTACCCCGAATAAATTTATCTCGTATATCGGTCAGAACGATACCGCTAAGATGACTCTCTTCTTGCAGGCGGCTTACGATATCAATTCGACCGATGACAATGGAAATTCTGCGGTGGCGATTGCCGTGAACAAAGGCAAACTCGATATGTTGCAGTATTTAGTCAGTCACGGGGCAAAGCTCGATGGCACGAATAGCGCAGGCAAAACCTATTTGGAAGATGCGATTGAAAATAAGCACAAGGATGTGGCGCAATTCCTCATTACGAAATTGCAAGAATCCGGCGAAATTCAATCGACAGCTCCGGCGGTGGCTTTGACCGCAAAAACCGGCGACGCAGAAATTTTGAAAATGCTCGGCGATGCTGGCGCACCTCTTGAAACCCGCGGCGCCGATTCGTATTTCCCGATTCATCTCGCGGTGAAGGGCGGCAATTATGACGCGATGGTTTATTTGATTTCGAAAGGCGTCGATGTTAACGCAAAATGCGGTCAAGGTTATTCTGTTCTCGATTGGGCAAAGAACGAAGGCTATACGCGTTTAATCGCTTACTTAAAGAAAAACGGAGCCAAGAATACGCCGAAATACATGAAAGAATTCGGAAAGTAA
- a CDS encoding DUF3450 family protein gives MKKFLPLFLILSLGSVFAAETVDGIRRQIQTVNSETEREKKLHADEKKRHEDFIKSGREKVISLSNQKKTLRAEIDEMKAELSRLNEARNKSAGISRWYDSRKQKYAQELAAVIEGLAPFFEADFPYRNSETVESLKAMAGELRKGVVAPDDALSRVMEVFVERIRMGSTTESWDGYLTDAETGKQVQGKFFRYGAVAAIFESADQVDYYWLDHLNNVYSWKKIPESLALRADVKESFRVAEGKAAPHIVKIPVPTSSFDKVNQEKADAKTEKVQKAGEVKK, from the coding sequence ATGAAGAAATTCCTTCCTTTATTTTTGATTTTGAGCCTTGGCTCTGTCTTTGCTGCCGAAACGGTGGACGGCATTCGTCGGCAGATTCAGACGGTGAATAGCGAAACCGAACGCGAAAAAAAATTACACGCCGATGAAAAAAAACGCCACGAAGACTTTATCAAATCGGGGCGCGAAAAAGTGATTTCTCTTTCGAATCAGAAGAAAACTCTCCGCGCCGAAATCGATGAGATGAAAGCGGAACTTTCTCGGTTGAACGAAGCGCGGAATAAGTCTGCGGGAATTTCTCGTTGGTATGATTCTCGGAAACAAAAATATGCGCAAGAATTGGCTGCGGTCATCGAAGGCTTAGCGCCGTTTTTTGAAGCGGACTTTCCGTATCGCAATAGCGAAACCGTCGAAAGTTTAAAAGCGATGGCGGGAGAATTGCGCAAAGGCGTTGTCGCGCCCGATGATGCGCTCAGCCGTGTGATGGAAGTTTTTGTCGAACGCATTCGGATGGGCTCGACGACAGAAAGTTGGGATGGTTATCTGACGGACGCCGAAACCGGAAAACAAGTACAAGGAAAATTTTTCCGCTACGGTGCAGTCGCAGCTATTTTCGAAAGCGCCGACCAAGTCGATTATTATTGGCTTGATCATTTAAATAATGTTTATTCTTGGAAGAAAATTCCCGAATCGTTAGCGCTGCGCGCCGATGTGAAAGAATCGTTCCGCGTCGCCGAAGGAAAGGCAGCTCCGCACATTGTGAAAATTCCGGTGCCGACTTCATCGTTTGATAAAGTGAATCAGGAAAAGGCGGATGCGAAAACCGAAAAAGTTCAGAAGGCTGGGGAGGTGAAAAAATGA
- a CDS encoding tetratricopeptide repeat protein has translation MLVIFTFASFASAQDFFKQANELYDKGEYKKAVKVYRAAIQEGRYEPFAWFNLGNTLVQLGKNNIAMVAYKRTVELMPDFTKAWVLLGDLYYLGGDYGLSIVAYKRALELGEDSDHIHYALGECFIKSHSLALAQKHFEAATRLNPDRIDAWYGLAEVYEKLGDYEYAIKTLKRAVDNTAAAGADVHYTLSHYYSKMDSSKKAIREMESGLLIDPQNTSARRFLAQMYLQDASPWMAIFTLEEGLRFKKNSDQLYVDLGQIYFSQKRYDEALENYMNAWKMGNSQGRIGAENVGNAIYNAGDEAKAQEIYQRVIQKR, from the coding sequence GTGCTCGTCATTTTTACTTTTGCTTCTTTCGCATCGGCTCAAGATTTTTTCAAACAAGCCAATGAACTTTACGACAAAGGCGAATACAAAAAAGCAGTAAAAGTGTATCGCGCAGCCATTCAAGAAGGGCGCTATGAACCGTTTGCCTGGTTCAATTTAGGAAACACTTTGGTGCAACTCGGAAAAAATAATATCGCTATGGTTGCATACAAACGAACTGTTGAACTCATGCCCGATTTTACAAAAGCGTGGGTGCTCCTCGGCGATTTATATTATCTCGGTGGCGATTACGGACTTTCGATTGTCGCTTACAAACGGGCGCTCGAACTCGGCGAAGATTCGGATCACATTCATTATGCGCTCGGCGAATGCTTTATCAAATCGCACAGTTTAGCGCTTGCACAAAAACATTTTGAAGCGGCGACGCGTTTAAATCCCGATCGCATTGACGCTTGGTATGGACTAGCCGAAGTCTATGAAAAACTCGGCGATTACGAATATGCGATTAAAACTTTGAAGCGCGCGGTCGATAATACAGCAGCCGCTGGCGCCGATGTGCATTACACGCTTTCGCATTATTACAGCAAAATGGATTCGTCAAAAAAAGCGATTCGCGAAATGGAAAGCGGACTTTTAATCGATCCGCAGAATACATCGGCGAGGCGTTTTTTGGCGCAGATGTATTTGCAAGATGCGTCTCCGTGGATGGCGATTTTTACACTCGAAGAAGGTTTGCGTTTCAAGAAAAATAGCGATCAACTTTATGTGGATTTAGGACAAATTTATTTTTCGCAAAAGCGTTATGACGAAGCGTTAGAAAATTACATGAACGCTTGGAAAATGGGAAATTCTCAAGGGCGCATCGGCGCAGAAAATGTGGGCAATGCAATTTACAATGCCGGCGATGAAGCAAAAGCCCAAGAAATTTATCAGCGTGTGATTCAAAAACGCTGA
- a CDS encoding MotA/TolQ/ExbB proton channel family protein: protein MTQLSALEEIRALLVQGGWVMLPIFLLGLFAWILIFERYFTYRRAKSKGEFGIISQFQKSILDSYAFGRRAVNFRLEEIRHFIEVDFDKAFPTIASCAALAPMLGLLGTVSGMVHVFQTIQLFGFGNPVLIADGISEALLTTQAGLLVAFPIVLANNHLRARMERLKAESWKRALQLENEKFSAEGK, encoded by the coding sequence ATGACGCAACTTTCGGCACTCGAAGAAATTCGTGCGCTGCTTGTGCAGGGCGGTTGGGTAATGCTTCCCATTTTTCTGCTCGGACTTTTTGCGTGGATTTTAATTTTTGAAAGATATTTTACCTATCGCCGCGCAAAAAGCAAAGGAGAATTTGGAATCATTTCGCAATTTCAAAAATCGATTTTAGATTCTTATGCATTCGGAAGACGCGCCGTGAATTTTCGCTTAGAAGAAATTCGCCATTTTATCGAAGTGGATTTTGACAAAGCGTTTCCGACGATTGCTTCTTGCGCAGCGCTTGCGCCGATGCTTGGTCTTCTCGGAACGGTTTCGGGAATGGTTCACGTCTTTCAAACGATTCAACTTTTTGGATTTGGAAATCCGGTGCTTATCGCTGACGGAATTTCCGAAGCGCTCTTGACGACGCAGGCGGGACTTCTCGTCGCATTTCCTATTGTGCTTGCAAACAATCATCTGCGCGCTCGCATGGAACGCTTAAAAGCCGAAAGTTGGAAGCGCGCTTTGCAATTGGAAAACGAAAAATTTTCCGCGGAGGGCAAATGA
- a CDS encoding ExbD/TolR family protein, which produces MSFIRRKRRNTGGIDISPMMDMTFILLIFFIVTSTFTRETGIDVSKPKASSVKELSKESILIGITRQGTIHINETQVNLSSLQTILRQMMNEAPDRPVIIVSDRDAPSGKIVDVLDECNLAHVRKVSISAAKE; this is translated from the coding sequence ATGAGTTTTATCCGACGCAAACGCCGAAACACCGGCGGAATTGATATTTCTCCGATGATGGACATGACGTTCATCTTGCTCATCTTTTTCATCGTCACTTCGACATTTACCCGCGAAACGGGAATTGATGTTTCAAAACCGAAAGCCAGTTCCGTCAAAGAACTTTCGAAAGAAAGCATCTTGATTGGAATTACGCGGCAAGGAACGATTCACATTAACGAAACGCAGGTGAATCTTTCGTCGCTGCAGACGATTTTGCGGCAGATGATGAACGAAGCTCCGGATCGTCCTGTGATTATCGTTTCGGATAGAGACGCTCCTTCGGGAAAAATCGTCGACGTCTTGGACGAATGCAATTTGGCGCATGTGCGGAAAGTTTCTATTTCGGCGGCGAAGGAGTAA
- a CDS encoding energy transducer TonB: protein MKKLSGIFFHSRWFFAVIFAVVVNTFFFLAIPVLNVLLFKNDGAPRKVQLEELTEVETVVREKKKTQPQKMIHKIVQPNKFKLNSTANSARSHSNFSMDLSLARGDGNGDGVEVGAGGGMQNVVYEAGDVDEEAQALKMVNPVYPERAKKLGVAGYVKIYMVIDVYGNVTDVKVLSIDPPGYGFETEALKAIRSWKFEPAKLGHYPVAQKATKEFKFVP from the coding sequence TTGAAAAAACTCTCCGGCATTTTCTTTCATTCTCGGTGGTTCTTCGCGGTGATTTTCGCCGTGGTCGTGAACACATTTTTCTTCTTGGCCATTCCGGTTTTGAACGTTCTTCTTTTTAAGAATGACGGCGCTCCGCGAAAAGTGCAATTAGAAGAATTGACCGAAGTGGAAACGGTTGTGCGCGAAAAAAAGAAAACGCAGCCGCAGAAAATGATTCATAAAATTGTGCAGCCGAATAAATTCAAACTCAACAGCACAGCGAATAGCGCACGTTCGCATTCGAATTTTAGCATGGATTTATCGCTTGCCCGCGGAGACGGAAATGGCGACGGCGTTGAAGTCGGCGCTGGCGGCGGTATGCAAAATGTCGTCTATGAAGCGGGCGATGTGGACGAAGAAGCGCAGGCATTAAAAATGGTAAATCCCGTTTATCCGGAGCGTGCAAAAAAACTCGGCGTTGCGGGTTATGTAAAAATTTATATGGTCATCGATGTCTATGGAAATGTCACCGATGTAAAAGTGCTTTCTATCGATCCGCCGGGATATGGATTTGAAACGGAAGCGCTCAAAGCGATTCGCTCTTGGAAATTTGAACCCGCAAAACTCGGACATTATCCGGTGGCGCAGAAAGCGACGAAGGAGTTCAAATTTGTTCCGTAA
- a CDS encoding NAD-dependent epimerase/dehydratase family protein, which yields MKILVTGVAGFIGCETALAFLKEGHKVVGIDNLNDYYIVQLKRDRLSRIPTEHFRFVECNLSDKETLLPLFQENHFDIVVNLAAQAGVRYSLINPQSYVESNVAGFVNLLECARAVPPKHFVYASSSSVYGRNTETPFRTTDRVEKPSSLYAATKRANELMAETYHHLFQLNLTGLRFFTVYGPWGRPDMSPWLFADAITHNRPIKVFNNGKMMRDFTYIDDIVEGIKRIAYDGVEKKEPLNRLYNIGRGQPIKLMDFIATLEKNFGKVAEKIMLPMQPGDVEVTWADTEALEKDIGYKPAVDLDEGIAKFAEWFKRYTKV from the coding sequence ATGAAAATTCTCGTCACAGGCGTTGCCGGATTTATCGGATGCGAAACCGCTCTTGCTTTTTTGAAAGAAGGGCACAAAGTCGTAGGCATTGATAATTTGAATGATTACTACATCGTTCAATTAAAGCGGGATCGTTTGAGCCGAATTCCGACGGAACATTTCCGCTTTGTCGAATGCAATCTTTCGGATAAAGAAACTCTTTTACCGCTTTTCCAAGAAAATCATTTTGACATCGTCGTGAATTTAGCGGCGCAAGCTGGGGTGCGTTACAGTTTGATCAATCCGCAAAGTTATGTGGAATCAAATGTCGCAGGCTTTGTGAATTTGTTAGAATGCGCCCGCGCTGTTCCGCCGAAACATTTCGTTTACGCTTCTTCGTCGAGCGTTTACGGTCGAAATACCGAGACGCCGTTCCGCACAACTGACCGCGTTGAAAAACCGTCGAGTTTATATGCCGCGACAAAACGTGCAAACGAACTCATGGCAGAAACTTATCATCATCTTTTTCAGCTGAATTTAACGGGGCTTCGCTTCTTTACCGTTTACGGTCCGTGGGGCCGTCCCGATATGTCACCGTGGCTTTTCGCCGATGCGATTACACACAACCGCCCGATTAAAGTTTTTAACAACGGAAAAATGATGCGCGACTTCACGTATATCGATGATATCGTCGAAGGCATTAAACGCATCGCTTACGATGGCGTCGAGAAAAAAGAACCTTTAAATCGTTTGTATAATATCGGACGCGGTCAGCCGATTAAACTGATGGATTTCATCGCGACTCTCGAAAAAAATTTTGGAAAAGTCGCCGAAAAAATTATGCTGCCGATGCAACCGGGCGATGTCGAAGTCACTTGGGCCGATACGGAAGCTTTGGAAAAAGATATCGGTTATAAGCCCGCTGTCGATTTGGACGAAGGCATTGCAAAATTTGCGGAATGGTTCAAACGCTACACGAAAGTTTAG
- a CDS encoding tetratricopeptide repeat protein: MKKKKIWQSSSLNESNRSASDKIRDTLLSVLHGKNSALSEPDKLFDLLVSEFEKIENLNGREELEMLAWFLNCSAFCDVECSEDLAEDFENLFSDAVALFTEKAKSFDDREYVVNLLHDLIVNSIGEEAREEVFLSAKEFLSEEEMRRVIDDVLNSIRGRGLENEDEIFAGLLDVADSLGDPSLYEKISLLRDPDVSNHTKIEVANAYYVAGDVANANRVLNEVENPKNEDEEEFLDLKVGILFREEKKDEALKLAEELYEKFPKAFHLMSLCNVVSKSRREELLNAHENFRSGENVDADYVNMLITLQEFDRLENYLGKRQKQIHQLDAEIREGLAERLISVNQKALAKKFRSI; the protein is encoded by the coding sequence ATGAAAAAGAAAAAAATTTGGCAATCTTCGTCTTTGAACGAAAGCAATCGCAGCGCATCGGATAAAATCCGCGATACACTTCTCTCGGTTTTGCACGGAAAAAATTCAGCGCTTTCGGAGCCGGATAAACTTTTTGATTTGCTCGTTAGCGAATTTGAAAAAATTGAAAATTTAAATGGTCGCGAAGAATTAGAAATGCTCGCTTGGTTTCTTAACTGCAGCGCATTTTGCGATGTGGAATGCAGCGAAGATTTGGCGGAAGATTTTGAAAATCTCTTTTCCGATGCCGTTGCGCTTTTTACGGAAAAAGCAAAATCATTTGATGATCGCGAATATGTCGTCAATTTATTGCACGATTTAATTGTCAATTCCATCGGCGAAGAAGCGCGTGAAGAAGTTTTCCTTTCGGCAAAAGAATTTCTTTCCGAAGAAGAAATGCGCCGAGTCATCGACGATGTTTTAAATTCGATTCGCGGACGCGGGCTTGAAAATGAAGACGAAATTTTTGCAGGTCTTCTCGATGTCGCTGATAGTTTAGGCGATCCGTCGCTTTATGAAAAAATTTCTCTTCTCCGCGATCCGGATGTTTCGAATCATACGAAAATCGAAGTGGCGAACGCTTATTATGTTGCAGGCGATGTGGCAAATGCGAACCGCGTTTTGAATGAAGTCGAAAATCCGAAGAATGAAGATGAAGAAGAATTTTTGGATTTGAAAGTGGGAATTCTTTTCCGCGAAGAGAAGAAAGACGAAGCGTTAAAACTCGCCGAAGAATTATACGAAAAATTTCCGAAGGCTTTCCATTTGATGAGCCTTTGCAATGTCGTTTCGAAATCGCGGAGAGAAGAACTTTTGAATGCGCACGAAAATTTCCGCTCGGGCGAAAACGTGGACGCAGATTATGTGAATATGTTAATCACTCTCCAAGAATTTGATCGCCTTGAAAATTATTTGGGAAAACGCCAAAAGCAAATTCATCAGTTGGATGCCGAAATTCGCGAAGGCTTAGCGGAGCGTTTGATTAGCGTTAACCAAAAAGCGTTAGCGAAAAAATTTAGATCCATTTAA